One stretch of Rosistilla oblonga DNA includes these proteins:
- a CDS encoding DUF1501 domain-containing protein, which translates to MSANTSHLSVGSRRRWLQTCSSGFGMLALSSMQRQATAAATVPVVNPKAKSVILCYMSGGVSHVDSFDPKPQLVKDHGKSMPVKVERTQFNNNGKIFGSPFAFKPYGESGLEISEIFPEIGSCADHLAVVRSATTNVNEHAQGNFAIHTGFPFLGHPSAGAWISYGLGAANENLPSYVVLQSGGAVPPHGGVGLFSSGYLPAQHQASILQADKPDAVPNIRPAQTLAMQRQRLDFVRQIDSQFADSAQNRQVDAAIENYETAFRMQSAVPELCDISDETAATMNLYGIDSGDQALAAYGRQALLARKLVEQGVRFIELSCITRGIGAGGAANPWDQHGDLEKGHRAMAEQVDRPIAALIKDLEARGLLDETLIVFTGEFGRTPFSQGAGGRDHNPFGFSLWLAGGGIRGGTAYGATDELGYRAVEKPCTIYDVWATVLHQLGIDHEKLTFRSGGRDFRLTDVHGNVLTEIIA; encoded by the coding sequence ATGTCCGCTAATACATCGCACCTAAGCGTCGGCTCGCGGAGACGCTGGTTGCAAACATGCAGCAGCGGATTTGGGATGCTTGCCCTGTCGAGCATGCAACGCCAAGCGACGGCCGCCGCCACGGTACCGGTTGTCAATCCAAAAGCCAAAAGCGTGATCCTGTGTTACATGTCCGGCGGCGTGTCGCATGTCGATTCGTTTGACCCCAAGCCGCAACTGGTCAAAGATCATGGTAAATCGATGCCGGTCAAAGTCGAACGGACTCAGTTCAACAACAACGGCAAGATCTTCGGCAGCCCGTTTGCCTTCAAGCCTTATGGCGAAAGCGGATTGGAGATCAGCGAAATCTTTCCGGAGATCGGCAGTTGTGCCGACCATTTGGCGGTTGTCCGTTCGGCAACAACTAATGTGAACGAACACGCGCAAGGCAACTTTGCGATTCATACCGGCTTTCCCTTTCTGGGGCATCCGAGCGCCGGTGCTTGGATCAGTTATGGCTTAGGGGCGGCGAATGAGAACCTGCCCAGCTACGTCGTGTTGCAGAGCGGCGGCGCGGTACCACCGCACGGCGGCGTGGGGCTGTTCAGCAGCGGTTACCTGCCGGCTCAACATCAGGCTTCGATATTGCAAGCCGACAAACCCGACGCGGTCCCTAACATCCGCCCCGCACAAACGTTGGCGATGCAGCGACAGCGACTCGACTTTGTGCGTCAGATCGATTCTCAGTTTGCCGACTCCGCCCAGAACCGGCAGGTCGATGCGGCGATCGAAAACTATGAAACTGCGTTTCGGATGCAGTCGGCCGTCCCCGAGCTGTGCGATATTTCCGACGAAACCGCAGCAACGATGAATCTGTATGGGATCGATTCTGGCGATCAGGCACTGGCCGCTTACGGACGCCAAGCTCTGTTGGCGCGGAAACTCGTCGAACAAGGCGTCCGCTTTATCGAACTCTCCTGCATCACGCGCGGCATCGGCGCCGGCGGCGCGGCGAATCCCTGGGACCAACATGGCGACTTGGAGAAGGGGCACCGTGCGATGGCGGAACAGGTCGACCGACCGATCGCCGCGTTGATCAAGGACTTGGAGGCCCGTGGGCTGTTGGATGAAACGCTGATCGTCTTCACCGGAGAGTTCGGTCGAACGCCATTTTCGCAGGGGGCCGGTGGCCGCGATCACAATCCGTTTGGTTTCAGTTTATGGCTGGCTGGCGGCGGTATCCGCGGCGGGACAGCCTACGGAGCGACCGACGAACTCGGCTACCGCGCCGTCGAAAAGCCCTGCACGATCTATGATGTTTGGGCGACGGTGCTGCATCAATTGGGGATCGACCACGAAAAGTTGACCTTCCGCTCCGGCGGCCGCGACTTCCGGCTGACCGATGTCCACGGCAACGTCTTAACTGAGATCATCGCCTGA
- a CDS encoding FAD-dependent oxidoreductase, whose product MRILRLLIVVSIAISSTFSIAADAPRQTDVCVYGSTPAGIAAAVSAAKAGRSVLLVEPTDHIGGMLTSGLSHTDFRSFEALTGFFLDFAQRADADYVARYGADSEQVVAAFRGTHGEPSVNLRILQQMLAEYPAIQTLKQLVLEEVATTDSQLGRRRIVSATFAGPDGQSQQIDARAFIDASYEGDLLAAAGESYHVGRESSSQYGEPMAGNPQGQADGQVQGYNLRLIMTTDTTNMREPVQPESYNRDDFVDVLQAFESGKLKRVFASDHSGIYRAHAPGMPNDKADINDTPHAAVRLSMPDINDAYPDGDRATRAKIVAAHYAYNLGLLYFLQHDAAVPPAIRKDARRWGFCRDEFPGTAGIPPQLYIREARRMVGQHVFTARDTEQADGDARAVLHRDSIAIGDYVHNCHGTGRTGSRFDGQHEGEFYKKVPPYQIPYGVIVPAVTENLLVPVACSASHFGFGALRLEPIWTSLGQAAGWAAATAIEQDLPVQAIDVPHLQQRLHADGSATIYVTDVPPDSEDFAALQWWGTRGGLHGLAPAKQPRPKSLGSQYNAAFPGHAAELDTPVTDALHKRWLKLLPADTTIPDTASKQARRDWIRAAWRHNVAGN is encoded by the coding sequence ATGCGCATCTTAAGATTGTTGATCGTTGTTTCAATCGCCATCAGCAGCACGTTTTCGATCGCGGCCGACGCCCCGCGGCAAACCGATGTATGCGTCTACGGTAGCACGCCGGCGGGAATCGCCGCTGCGGTCAGCGCAGCCAAAGCGGGCCGCAGCGTTCTGTTGGTCGAACCGACCGATCACATCGGCGGGATGTTGACCAGCGGTCTCTCCCACACCGACTTCCGCTCGTTCGAAGCGTTGACCGGATTCTTCCTCGACTTTGCCCAACGCGCCGACGCCGACTATGTCGCCCGTTACGGTGCCGACTCCGAACAAGTTGTCGCGGCGTTCCGCGGCACGCACGGCGAGCCCTCGGTCAATCTGCGGATCTTGCAGCAGATGCTGGCCGAATATCCGGCGATTCAAACGCTCAAGCAGCTTGTTTTGGAAGAGGTCGCGACGACGGACAGCCAACTTGGTCGGCGGCGCATCGTTTCCGCGACCTTTGCGGGTCCCGACGGTCAATCGCAACAGATCGATGCGCGAGCGTTCATCGACGCCAGTTATGAAGGCGATCTGCTGGCGGCGGCGGGGGAGAGTTACCACGTCGGACGCGAATCAAGCAGCCAATATGGCGAACCGATGGCAGGCAATCCACAAGGCCAAGCCGATGGTCAAGTGCAGGGTTACAACCTGCGATTGATCATGACAACCGACACCACAAACATGCGTGAACCGGTTCAGCCCGAAAGCTACAACCGCGACGATTTTGTCGATGTGTTGCAGGCGTTTGAAAGCGGTAAGCTGAAACGCGTCTTTGCATCGGACCACAGCGGCATCTATCGCGCTCACGCCCCGGGAATGCCCAACGACAAAGCCGATATCAACGACACGCCGCACGCCGCGGTTCGGCTGTCGATGCCCGATATCAACGATGCTTATCCCGATGGCGATCGAGCAACGCGAGCGAAGATCGTCGCGGCACACTACGCTTACAACCTAGGGCTGCTCTACTTTCTGCAGCACGACGCGGCGGTCCCGCCAGCGATTCGCAAGGACGCTCGCCGTTGGGGCTTTTGCCGCGATGAATTTCCCGGAACCGCAGGCATTCCGCCACAGCTGTATATTCGCGAGGCGCGGCGAATGGTCGGCCAACACGTTTTCACCGCCCGAGATACCGAGCAAGCCGACGGCGACGCCCGCGCGGTCCTGCATCGCGACAGCATCGCCATCGGCGACTACGTCCACAACTGCCACGGCACAGGTCGCACCGGATCTCGATTCGACGGCCAGCACGAGGGGGAGTTCTACAAGAAAGTCCCGCCGTACCAAATTCCCTACGGCGTCATCGTGCCTGCGGTTACCGAAAACCTGCTGGTTCCTGTCGCATGTTCAGCCAGCCACTTCGGCTTTGGCGCCTTGCGGCTCGAACCGATCTGGACCTCTTTGGGCCAAGCCGCCGGATGGGCCGCTGCGACCGCGATCGAACAAGACCTGCCAGTTCAAGCGATCGATGTCCCGCACTTACAGCAGCGACTGCATGCCGACGGCAGCGCGACGATTTACGTCACCGATGTACCTCCCGATTCCGAAGACTTTGCCGCCTTGCAGTGGTGGGGAACACGAGGCGGCTTGCACGGCTTGGCCCCCGCGAAACAACCACGCCCCAAATCGCTCGGCAGCCAATACAACGCCGCCTTCCCCGGCCACGCCGCCGAACTGGACACCCCCGTCACCGACGCGCTGCACAAGCGTTGGCTAAAACTACTGCCTGCAGACACAACAATACCGGACACCGCTTCGAAACAAGCTCGACGCGACTGGATCCGCGCCGCCTGGCGCCATAACGTCGCCGGCAACTAG
- a CDS encoding DUF1553 domain-containing protein: protein MLRCSSAADEATPEQIEFFEAKIRPVLVEHCYECHNSDSMAEAEFALDWREPLRRGGDSGPALAETPDASFLLQVMRHEVDGVEMPEGGVKLSDAILADFEKWIAMGAPDPRDEPPSADELAKSTSWEAVRNKRAKWWSFQPIGNIAPPAGDNGWSDLAIDRFTYAKMHAAGLQPAAPADRVTLVRRLYFALTGLPPTPDQIDAFVDDTADDAYERLVDELLQSPHFGERWARHWMDWFRYAQSHGSEGDPAIAGATLYRDYLIRALNADVRYDQLVREHIAGDQLPEPRINESLGINESLIGTAHWRMVFHGFTPTDALDERVRFNDDAIDVVSKAFLGLTVSCARCHNHKFDAISQADYYAFAGIVDSTRPGRAAIDLPSRLNLHRDTLANLKPRIREAIAADWQPAVAALAERLQSTPPSESDAKEANSVLNPLATIQRAIADGTTFEAAWNQSVAEFEMLQTQRAAFEEQSLAEDWRLDRAPPEGQWFAYGNGLVGVAEQADDRQPEPNAAGEFAIAESGDALRGIYPASVVTHGISNKHGGRLTSRDFLASEDQRLWLQIAGDGASSSRFVVQNYPRNGTVYPVTNLSGDKAARWHWQQYDLSYWSGDDLHIELATARDGPLLVKPNDRSWFGIRRAVVTAAGQQPPSDWREHLSPLFQIAGEQPPKSASDLAELYAAAIGQAIEAWQSGRMTDPQALLLDACVQQKLLPNALDNLPSAKPLIEEYRRLEAEIPVATRLPTLSEWRGSDHPLYIRGDHKQPDRPIPRRYLEAFDAEPYATQLSGREQLAEDLVRADNPLTSRVIVNRIWHHLFGRGIVATTDNFGRLGTQPTHPQLLDYLSGEFRDRGWSIKQLIRQIVTSQTWRQQSTPSAKALDVDPENLLLSYRTTTRLEAEAIRDSLLAVSGRLQPLAPEGAVRGDSDRRSVYVNVIRNSLDPFLSSFDAPVPFSCKGRRDVTNVPAQALMMLNNPFVIKAAEQLAAGILADDSLHDPAQQVAAIWRRCFGRTPSESQLQAATAFLEQSRAGNETIRQQIAQWDRQIAEHRSQIDAITTPAREKLMAALAGESSVPSAADATSPSPLREWQFSKLSPDPAAKDHLTLHGTARLEDDALIVDGGGWAASPALPMEIATKSLEVVVQLDDLDQRGGAAISIQSTDGNLFDAIVFAEREPRRWMSGSDHGRRTQSFRADEEQQAQQQPVHLVITYNGDGTIVCYRDGQPYGTAYKTGVQTFPAGRTQVIFGMRHGTRTTNGRMLKGRIYEARLYDQALTATQVQSLATRSVHAVSHEQMVAALEPAEREKLLLLDQQMATLQRKRDASPPSPVPQQHWIDFAHSLLNMKEFLYVR, encoded by the coding sequence CAGCGATTCAATGGCTGAGGCGGAGTTCGCGCTCGATTGGCGAGAACCTCTGCGGCGCGGCGGCGACTCCGGTCCGGCGCTTGCCGAAACGCCAGACGCCAGCTTTCTGTTGCAGGTGATGCGGCATGAGGTCGATGGGGTGGAGATGCCTGAAGGAGGCGTCAAGCTGAGCGACGCGATCCTGGCCGACTTTGAAAAATGGATCGCGATGGGGGCTCCAGATCCTCGCGACGAGCCACCGTCGGCCGACGAATTGGCCAAGTCGACTTCGTGGGAAGCGGTTCGCAACAAGCGAGCAAAGTGGTGGAGTTTCCAACCGATCGGAAACATTGCACCACCGGCTGGTGACAATGGATGGTCGGACCTTGCGATCGATCGCTTCACCTATGCGAAAATGCATGCAGCGGGATTGCAGCCCGCCGCGCCGGCTGATCGCGTGACGTTGGTCCGGCGGCTCTATTTCGCTTTGACGGGCCTTCCGCCAACGCCCGATCAGATCGATGCGTTTGTCGACGATACAGCCGACGACGCCTATGAAAGACTTGTCGATGAATTGTTGCAATCGCCTCATTTTGGCGAGCGTTGGGCGCGGCATTGGATGGATTGGTTCCGATACGCTCAATCGCACGGCAGCGAGGGAGACCCAGCGATCGCCGGGGCGACGCTCTACCGCGACTACCTGATCCGCGCGCTCAACGCCGACGTTCGCTACGACCAACTGGTCCGCGAGCACATCGCGGGAGATCAATTGCCCGAACCGCGGATCAACGAATCGCTTGGCATCAACGAATCGCTGATCGGCACGGCGCATTGGCGGATGGTTTTCCATGGCTTTACTCCGACCGACGCCTTAGACGAACGAGTCCGGTTTAACGACGACGCGATCGACGTTGTCAGCAAAGCATTTTTGGGACTGACGGTATCGTGTGCCCGCTGCCACAACCACAAGTTCGATGCGATCAGCCAAGCCGACTACTACGCCTTTGCCGGGATTGTCGACTCGACCCGCCCTGGTCGCGCGGCGATCGATCTCCCCAGTCGCTTGAATCTTCATCGCGACACCTTGGCGAACTTAAAGCCGCGAATTCGCGAGGCGATCGCGGCCGACTGGCAACCCGCGGTCGCTGCGCTTGCCGAGCGGCTGCAGTCGACGCCGCCGAGTGAATCGGATGCTAAAGAGGCTAATTCGGTGTTGAACCCTTTGGCAACGATACAACGCGCGATCGCTGACGGTACCACGTTCGAGGCAGCTTGGAATCAGAGCGTCGCGGAATTTGAAATGCTGCAAACTCAACGGGCTGCGTTTGAGGAACAGTCGTTGGCGGAAGATTGGCGACTCGATCGGGCACCGCCCGAAGGTCAGTGGTTTGCGTACGGCAACGGTCTTGTTGGAGTTGCCGAGCAAGCAGACGATCGACAACCCGAACCAAACGCCGCCGGCGAATTTGCGATCGCCGAATCGGGAGACGCACTGCGTGGCATCTATCCGGCCAGCGTCGTGACGCATGGGATCAGCAATAAACATGGCGGTCGTTTGACGTCGCGGGACTTTCTCGCGTCGGAGGATCAGCGACTGTGGTTGCAGATTGCGGGCGATGGGGCGTCGTCGAGTCGCTTTGTTGTGCAAAACTACCCACGCAATGGAACCGTCTATCCGGTTACCAACCTCTCGGGCGATAAGGCAGCCCGGTGGCATTGGCAACAATACGACCTGAGCTATTGGAGCGGAGATGATCTGCATATCGAATTAGCGACAGCCCGCGATGGGCCGTTGTTGGTCAAACCGAACGATCGGTCGTGGTTCGGAATTCGTAGAGCCGTTGTCACCGCAGCCGGGCAGCAACCGCCAAGCGATTGGCGCGAACATCTCTCTCCGCTGTTTCAGATCGCCGGTGAGCAACCGCCAAAGTCGGCGAGCGATCTCGCGGAGCTTTATGCCGCGGCGATCGGCCAGGCGATCGAGGCTTGGCAATCCGGAAGGATGACCGATCCTCAAGCTCTGCTGTTGGACGCGTGCGTGCAGCAAAAACTGCTCCCCAACGCGTTGGACAACTTGCCGTCGGCGAAACCGCTGATCGAGGAATACCGCCGCTTGGAGGCGGAGATCCCGGTGGCGACGCGTTTGCCGACGCTGTCCGAATGGCGTGGCAGCGACCATCCGCTCTATATTCGTGGCGATCACAAGCAACCCGATCGTCCGATCCCCCGCCGGTACTTGGAAGCCTTTGATGCGGAACCCTACGCGACGCAGCTCAGCGGCCGCGAACAGCTCGCCGAGGATCTGGTCCGCGCCGACAATCCGTTGACCTCGCGCGTGATCGTCAATCGGATCTGGCACCATCTGTTTGGCCGCGGGATCGTCGCCACGACCGATAACTTCGGCCGGCTCGGCACGCAACCGACACATCCGCAGCTGTTGGACTACTTGTCCGGCGAGTTCCGCGATCGGGGCTGGTCGATCAAACAACTGATCCGCCAGATTGTGACCAGTCAAACATGGCGGCAACAATCGACGCCATCGGCCAAGGCACTGGATGTCGATCCTGAAAACTTGCTGCTGTCGTACCGTACGACGACGCGGTTGGAAGCCGAAGCGATCCGAGATTCGTTGCTGGCTGTGTCGGGACGTTTGCAGCCGCTGGCTCCCGAAGGTGCTGTTCGTGGCGACAGCGACCGTCGCTCGGTCTACGTCAATGTGATCCGCAATTCGTTGGATCCCTTTTTGAGCAGCTTTGACGCGCCCGTTCCGTTCAGCTGCAAAGGCCGGCGCGACGTCACAAACGTTCCAGCTCAAGCTCTGATGATGCTGAACAATCCGTTTGTTATCAAAGCAGCCGAGCAGCTTGCTGCAGGCATTCTGGCCGACGATTCGCTGCACGATCCAGCGCAGCAGGTCGCTGCGATCTGGCGACGCTGCTTTGGGCGGACGCCAAGTGAATCGCAGCTGCAGGCGGCGACGGCGTTTCTGGAACAGAGCCGAGCCGGGAATGAAACGATCCGCCAGCAGATCGCCCAATGGGATCGTCAGATCGCGGAACATCGCTCTCAAATCGATGCGATCACCACGCCAGCACGCGAGAAATTGATGGCGGCGCTCGCAGGCGAGTCTTCGGTTCCCTCGGCGGCTGACGCAACGTCGCCGTCGCCATTACGAGAGTGGCAGTTTTCCAAACTGTCGCCCGACCCAGCAGCCAAAGATCATCTGACGCTTCACGGAACGGCGCGGCTGGAAGACGACGCGTTGATCGTCGATGGCGGTGGTTGGGCGGCATCGCCTGCGCTGCCGATGGAGATCGCCACGAAATCGCTCGAGGTTGTCGTGCAGCTGGACGACTTGGACCAACGCGGCGGCGCTGCGATTTCGATTCAGTCGACCGACGGCAACTTGTTCGATGCGATCGTGTTCGCCGAACGCGAGCCGCGGCGTTGGATGAGCGGCAGTGACCATGGGCGACGGACGCAGAGCTTCCGCGCGGATGAAGAGCAGCAGGCGCAACAACAGCCTGTCCATCTGGTAATCACCTACAACGGCGACGGGACGATCGTTTGTTATCGCGATGGCCAGCCCTACGGAACGGCTTACAAAACGGGCGTTCAAACGTTCCCTGCAGGGCGGACTCAAGTGATTTTTGGAATGCGTCACGGCACGCGGACAACCAACGGTCGAATGTTGAAGGGGCGGATCTACGAAGCGCGGCTGTACGACCAAGCGTTAACGGCAACGCAGGTTCAATCGTTGGCAACACGATCCGTCCACGCGGTTTCTCACGAGCAGATGGTCGCAGCGTTGGAGCCCGCCGAGCGTGAGAAGCTGCTTCTTTTAGATCAGCAGATGGCCACGCTGCAGCGAAAACGCGACGCGAGTCCGCCCTCGCCGGTACCGCAACAACACTGGATCGATTTCGCTCATTCGCTGCTGAACATGAAGGAGTTCCTCTATGTCCGCTAA